The Chrysoperla carnea chromosome X, inChrCarn1.1, whole genome shotgun sequence genome includes a region encoding these proteins:
- the LOC123302854 gene encoding ATP-dependent DNA helicase pfh1-like, which produces MKIHLLNYITIQDLNDDLRLALFDKLGSIAKKKDNILPYPEFYGLIRKANEEQREILFHTIHHLISNEPMQKPLLIYLTGPAGSGKTFVIKALMEIYNRFSDTDGIFNAYIACASTGKAATAIGGTTVHNALCISLSRLLPLNIEKAHQYRALFEFIKVIIIDEVSMVSAELLEQINERLKQITDLFTTDFGGLDVILIGDLRQLPPVKATPIFKQIKKKITGESIWRKFHQFEQKKVMRQENRLFSTILTKIGDGFILTEEELNMIESRFVTKEHTQSECPEGTRLMFMNNKVNEYNITILNSFENKIVSLASDVFVGCHNAEQENFVRQKLHKMKSDETGGLPYELVLVPNRPYMITINIDVADGLSNGTVGKLLLIEYDKYDKITRLWFKFSKSIGQKRATKFKSDIAGLKINKDAVPISLQSSSIPLNKKKTIVAKRKHFPLISALAMTIPKSQGGTFDAIVYEYNRSHSRELAYVALSRVTSIEGLFLVTEENARASWKFYHGRVGNAQVEDSNATKNQKRSTTHRED; this is translated from the coding sequence atgaaaatccaTTTGCTGAATTATATCACAATCCAAGATTTAAATGATGATTTACGGCTTGCGTTGTTTGATAAGCTTGGATCAATTGCTAAAAAGAAAGATAATATCTTACCTTATCCAGAATTTTATGGGCTTATCCGCAAAGCAAACGAGGAACAGCGAGAAATATTGTTTCACACTATACATCATTTAATATCAAACGAGCCAATGCAGAAACCATTGTTGATATATTTGACTGGGCCAGCTGGTAGTGGTAAAACGTTTGTAATAAAAGCACTCATGGAAATTTATAATAGATTTTCCGACACGGATGGAATTTTCAATGCATACATTGCTTGTGCTTCAACTGGAAAAGCTGCTACAGCCATAGGTGGAACAACGGTGCATAATGCTTTATGTATATCACTCTCAAGGCTGTTGCCACTCAACATCGAAAAAGCTCATCAATACAGAGCGCTATTTGAGTTCATCAAGGTTATTATCATTGACGAAGTAAGCATGGTTTCAGCAGAATTATTAGAACAAATTAATGAACGTTTGAAGCAAATCACTGACTTGTTTACAACAGATTTTGGTGGATTGGACGTGATCCTTATCGGAGATTTGCGCCAATTACCCCCTGTAAAAGCCACACCGATCTtcaagcaaattaaaaaaaaaattactggtgAATCAATTTGGCGAAAATTTCATCAATTCGAACAAAAAAAGGTAATGCGCCAAGAAAATAGACTCTTTTCTaccattttaacaaaaatcggTGATGGGTTCATTCTAACAGAAGAAGAATTAAATATGATAGAATCCAGATTTGTAACTAAAGAACACACACAATCAGAATGCCCGGAAGGAACTAGACTTATGTTTATGAATAATAAGGTTAACGAATACAACATTACAATTTTGaacagttttgaaaataaaattgtttcattgGCATCGGATGTTTTTGTTGGTTGTCATAATGCAGagcaagaaaattttgtaagaCAGAAGTTACATAAAATGAAATCTGACGAAACTGGTGGGTTACCTTATGAACTAGTTCTAGTTCCTAACCGACCCTATATGATAACTATAAACATAGATGTCGCTGATGGTTTATCTAATGGCACTGTAGGTAAATTACTACTCATAGAATatgataaatatgataaaatcacAAGACTTTGGTTCAAATTCTCAAAATCCATTGGTCAAAAACgtgcaacaaaatttaaaagcgaCATTGCAGGCTTGAAAATCAACAAAGACGCTGTTCCAATTTCTTTACAATCATCGTCAATACcactcaacaaaaaaaaaactatagtggcaaaaagaaaacattttccaCTGATTTCGGCTTTGGCAATGACAATTCCCAAATCACAAGGAGGTACTTTCGATGCTATTGTTTATGAATACAATCGTTCTCATTCAAGAGAATTGGCGTACGTTGCGTTATCAAGAGTAACTAGTATAGAAGGTTTGTTCTTAGTCACTGAAGAAAACGCAAGGGCGAGCTGGAAATTTTATCATGGCAGAGTAGGAAACGCACAGGTGGAAGATTCAAAcgcaacaaaaaatcaaaagagaTCAACAACTCATCGAGAAGATTAA